The DNA sequence TTAACAATTTCCACCTTCCTTTTTTTGCACTGTCACAGTGTGCTACGGTAATGTGTCATGGTAAATGCTGTAGTAACGTGCTACAATGATCTACTACATTATACTACAATGACTTCTAGCACCAGTGCCTATGTGATTGATTGTGTTGTGTAATGCAAGTATAGTGCAAGTATCTGTTAGTGTTTGAAGTTTCCTAACATTtctttgtttcaatttttaagtgCAATAGTCCCTGCTTCCTCCTTTCAATAATTAACAAGTATGCTAAAGGGACGTAATGGGATAAAACTATGATGGTGTATATGGGGGAAAGGGAAAACTAAAGCATCTTGTTGAAGGTCCTTCCCAAGGAATCTAAAAGTTTTGATGAATGACAACAAGATGACATCAAGATAATAGCATGGTTGTGGAAGGTTATTGAACCCTATGTTAGTgctaatttcatgtttttacaAACCATGAAACAAATATGTGATGCAGTTAAAGAGAcatattcttaagaaaaaaatatttcaagaatcTTATGAAGATGTTTTTAGGGTAAAGTAGAATGGGAAACCTGTGAGTGAGCACTATGCATCCTTCAAAGGGAAGTAGGAGGAATTAAATATGTATCAACCATTCTCTGTTGATATTGAGGTTCAATGAAGGCAAAGGAAAGAGTTTCAGACTGCTAAATTTCTTTTTAGCCTTGATTTTGAATATGCTGAGTCAAACATGGCAAACTTATTAGTGAGAAGTTACCATCTCTCTATAATGTTTATGCTTGTCTTCAATGCATTGATCTATAGtccttttcatttgaaaatggtATTAGGGATACTTCTGCACTTGCATCAACAGGACAACGTAGAGATGGTCCTCCTATTTGCAGTTGAGAGGTTGATGTTTAGGTGGAGGTAAAGGCAGATGTAGAAGTGATAGGCAAAGCTTACCCTGTGGTTGGACTAATCATACCTTTGATAAATGTTGGGATAAATTTAGTCATCCTACATAGGCTAATCTGATTGTCTCCTCTTCCAATGGTGGAGTTGATGTTCCTACTATTCAACCTGCAGGTAGTAATATGGAGTCTATTACCTCATCTTTAGATGATTATAACAAACTAGTGCAATAATCTTCAAAGATTTCCTTGCGATCTAACATTAGTGCTCTTATTGCTACCTTAGCAAATTCGATATTGGTTGGTGCTTGGAATGGTATATTTATGTTCACGCAGAAGACAGAGGCAGCTCCCCTACAACAATGCCAGAAAATCGCTTATGCTTAGAAAGTGGCAACCCAAATTTCAACTCCCCAGCAACAATGGCAAAAAATTTCTTAGTATTCGAAATGGTATGTGTGTGTTGTTCCCAAGCATCAGATAATGCAACCCATGGTATCAGATATTGCTCCAAGACAACTTCGATGCAAATTTCCTTGATCTTACAAACTGTATGCGAGGTTCATGAGATGAAGATTAAGCTCTCCAAAAATTGAAGATGACATTTGAAACAGATTTTATCAAGGAGAATACCATTTATgagtaataattattttctttttcaataattataagtaatataatcattttttttaacaataaaatccCATACTCCTTTGTTCATTCATTATGTAttctttaataatttcattttaagcATATTTATGCATTTTTAGCCTAATATACATTGTAGGTCCATATCCTAataatttaagcttttaggaaagttggaAGCCCAACATGATACTAGCTTTATAGTTAACCAGGGGTCTCAAATTCGAATCTCTCCCATTGTTTATTCTCCATTTGTTTGTGTGTAGGTTGTAACCACAAATTTGTCTCTCCACCTGCGGGTATGAGGTTGCATCATCATCCGCAAGTGCAAAGACAGAATCATTTGTAACTAATGTATCTCCACATGAGGGTATGGGACAACACTTAGGGCTAGGTGTTAGCCTAATATACTGCTTGCAAATTTGGGTTGGTAATTTGTCTCTCCATGTGTGGATATGGGACACATGAGGAAGGGTGTCAGCTTGGTATACTGCTCGTAGATTTGTGTCATCATCTTCAAGTGTAAAGACCGGACTGATTTGTAGCTAAATTGTCTCTCCACATGCAAAGGAAGGGTGTTAACATACAATGCTTATAGACTTGTGTCATCTCCAAGCACAGACAGAATTAAAATAGTGGTATGCTGATACTGTTCCCACAGTAAAACAAGTAATTGGAGAATTTCAAATAACAAGGACCTAGCAAATTGAGTTAATAGGAAAGGAAGATTATTGAGAGTGTTGCAGTGAGCTTCTTAAGCTCAAATAGGCACAAAGAAGCCTAATTTGTACCTGAAAGAAGTGGACTCCTTATATTTTGTAGTCTGTATTGTATGCTTGACAACTAAAGTTGATTAATAATGCCCCTTTTTGCTGAGGCTTCATTTATTTCGAGTGTAAGTGCAGTCAAGAAAGAGATTTTACAGCTGTTCGATAAAATGCATATCTCTATGGTGTGAATGGCGTTTAGTGGAGTGAGGATACACAATAAGTCTGAGTAAATCCTGAAATAGGATCCACATGAAAGAAAATACCCATTTCTTATTTGGTAGAAATCACTGACCTATTTTCAAGTGCAGCCCAAGTTTTATTTGCTTCTCTATATTTTGTATATATCTTCTGTATCTCTGTTCCGTTGTCCTAACATGATCAACTTACAGGGTATATCAGTTGCTTGGTGAGGCAGGCACTTACTATGGTGTACGCTTCGGGAAGAACATTCCTTGGGTAACAGCATTTCCATTTGGGGTTATAAGTGATCCTCAGTATGTAGGAAGCATTATGAGTCTTCTTGCGTGCATATCTTGGGTGCCCTTCCAGTATATTCTCCTGTGGTTACTGGGCTACGTGTTCATGATTAAACTGGAATCAAAGGAAGATCCAGCTACTCGTGCCAAGCCACTCACTTGAATGTGCAGGTTTCTGGACACTAACCAGCCATATTCGAATCATAAATCCTTGGCAGAAGGTTCTCGTTTTTTGCTCTTTTGTTGTAGGAGGTTGATATCTCAATCATTTATCAGCCTGTACttgtattcaaaattttccccgtgttgaggagatttttttttttgaaataatttataacTGACATCAACGCATTTTTCCGCATGGTTTATGCTTTGCCATGGTTTTCAAGACAAATATCAAGAGCAGAAAAGGTCTACCATCATGCATTCACGTATGTTTCTCTGCATTTTACTGCTGAAATGCTTCAAAATGCACTCCAaagcaaaaaaccaaaaccaGAACACAACAAAGCCAAGTGCAATGAAAGACAGATCTATATCTTCTTCATGTTACTTTGCAACAGTCTGGCTCAGTCAAAATGATTAATATTGAATTAAGTTTTGTGCAACAAGCTACCACTCCATAGTTCTTAAGGACTCATACGGACTTTCCACCAGGTTTTCTATGTAATTGGGCATTTCTTCATGCCAAAACAACTGAATTTGCTCATGTTAAATGTATTGTAGTATGTGCTATCATCAACCTGATATGCTGGTCATTCTCAACCTGAACCCTATCTTATGCTAAAATCTTATTCAAGTGACAACTGAATTGAAGCAATTGAATGGATACAGGTTAAACCAACCCAACTGGGAGCCAGGTCATGCTTAGCCAACCTGAACAAACAAACTATATCAATGACAGTTTCTCTATTATACAACCCAGCGTCTGCCCTGCTATACTGGAAGAAGGAAACTGAAAAAAGATCCTCTTCTTCATCTAGGCCAGAGCCAAGGACACATCAAAAATTTCTGTTGCCTTTTTGACAGCTTCAACATTAATGTCTACCAACTTCCCTGTCTTGGATGAAACAATTAAGCATTTCTTCTCTTGTGCATTGGGAACAAATAGTTCTCCTTTCTGTTGAGAAGAAAACAATGCAATGCTGCAGCAATGGTGCCATACAGCACAAATTAGAGTTTGCACTAGTTTAAAACTTTCAGAAGAATAAATGTGATCCAACTTCCAAAATTATAAATTCGTAGTATGTGCAGTGCAGTGAGGTTATGAAAATATTACCAGGGCTTTTCACGGGCAGTGGCAAGCTGAACAGCAGCTGTGTTTGTGGTTATTACCCCAAGGGAGTCATTGATAAGAGCAGCCAGCTGAAAGTAGGCAGAATCAGTGAATGAAATTGAAGTATCAGCCTTGAGGTTGAGAAGTTATAGTCATGGCATAAAATTGAGTTTCCCGTTTACTGACATGTCTTATGTTTTTGGTTGTAAGGAGGATGAAACAAGGTAAGGGCAAAGGAGAAGTGCTGAGGTTAAAGATGGGGTGTCATGGATTCTGTTTTCAGGTAATGTATATTGAATGGAAGAAGGCATACCTGTCCTGGGGTAGTGATGAACACCATGCTGGCGTCTTCTCCAACTTCTTCTTCCACTTCTTCCCTTACTTTCTCATGCGGAATGACAAAGATTGGCCTAATTCCCCTGTTCCAAATATTAAACAGCATAAGAGTAATTGTCAACGGCAATGTCTAAATCTCCCAAACTTCCACTAACTATTGCTCCTGGAAATTAGGGTTTATGCTTCAGTATAACTGAAGTACTGCCCTGGAGTCGGTCATCTTTACAGTCGGGGTAACGAAAACTCAATCCAAATAACCCCATGATCAATGCATCCATAAATCATCTGAAACAGGTCATAGGCCTGGCACTTGGCAACATCATTCCATCAGATAATTTACTCCAATGAGTGACAACAGTATGCAATATTTTGCATACTTATAGTGATGGGTTCAAGCCCATCATTAGACAAAAACTGAAAGAATTGGTTGGTGGGATTAATAGACAAAAGAAGATACTACAGTCTAAAGGCAATTCTGCTCGTATTTTCAAACACTTATTGGCATACCATCATCTCTGTGGTAAAAACACACAAATGCCCCTTCAGAACCGAAGCAATATGGAGATGGGATAAGATTCCCAgccaaataaacatttttacttATCAATATGCATGCTGATTCTCAAAGAAGTTTGTGAATCATTTCATACCTAATAGTGTCTGCTATTTCAGCCCATTTTTGGATGGGTAACAAGCTATCAGTATCCCCCTTAGATTGCATTGAAGCCTTTGAGTCACATTCGATTCCATGAATCACAATATATTTCCCTTTCTCAGCACCAGCAGCCTTGTATTTTCCCTCTACAACCTCCTTCAGTTTCCTAGAAATGGAAACTTTTAATGGAGGCACAGGATGCCTTGGCACATTCCGAGCTGGTCTCCCTAACCAGTCAACCATCTGATGGTACCTAAATCAGACATGCACACAAAAAATTTCAGAGATTCAAAGCTTACAATGGAACATCAAATCACGCCATACCAATCATGGATTAAGGGCAACAACAGTGTTATAATAAAGGGATGCTCAGTTTTCAATTGTGGGAGTACATATCCAAATCAGCTCGTGTTGTTTTCCAACTCACATGTTATATCCAGCCTCTGATAGATTCATACCATCTGGTGTAAATGTTTGGGAAAGGAGTAAACCAGCTCCTGCAGCATTCACATTAGGATAAATGTAGCTAACTCTATCCCGGGCTGTTGACATAAACAAGAATGCAGCATGGCCAAGCCCTGCCAGTTTGGTCGATAGGATCATGTCATAGTACCTAGCCTGTAAGCCAGTGCAAGGCAACATCCATTACAGTTCATCCAAAATAAGCGAGTGAACTCGGTTTCTGTTCAGGATCAAAATCCAGTAAGGCTGTGTCATTAGTAACTTATTGATGGACCATTACTTTCTTTTCGTAGAAAAGGTTGGAGGATGcagtataacaaaaaaattttcaatgttgGGTTCaacaagaaaaattgaagacatCTCTCCTCTGGCCACGatattaaattcttaattttgttttgggCATTTTGTATTTAGGCATGCTTGATCACCAATCAACATTAGCATGCCCCATCTTCCATACATTTATTCTGTTAATAGATGAAGAACAGTTGAAAATCCGAACTCATATGGGCGTAGAAGCATGCAGATAGTCTGAATTCTCACATAGCTACTTCAATACACATTCAATTTaacatcaaaacaaaaaatttcaggaTCTTCAACACATTGCCTGCAGTACATTACACATAGTATGagacaggaaaaaaaaaccacGAACCTTAAGAATTCCGATCATGTCAGTATACTCGGCAGGCTCAGGGAAGTCAACATCAGGATCATAGGCATTAGCCCACCTCACATTTTTGTTCAACTCATACGTCTGCTTCCCACGCGGGGACGCCACTATATCCACTTGCACACCAGGGTACCTATCCTTAATCAACTGTATGGCAGGAAAGAAGAGCAAGTTCTCATAAACGCCACCCGAAATCACACAACAACAACGTCGAACATCTCCTCGCACTTTCAAGGCCAATGAGGCTATCTCCACACTATACCCCATTGGGAACTTGAGGAAACCATAAGGATTATCTGGGTTATCGGGTGGCCTGGGGTCCTCGTCTTGTTTGCCATCGGCGAAGAGGGATCCATACTCCATATTGGGGTCTTCTCCATCATCAAAAGGGTCCAGCCagggatttttctttttgggtgtGGCATTGAGCTGAATGCGGCAGCCAGGTTTTGTGGTTGGAGGCAAGGGTTGTGGAGAGGTGAAGAAGGACGATTTGGTGAAGTGAATTGGAGGAGATGAAGATGGGTTTGTGAGGAAAGGTGAAATGGAGTTGGGGAGAAAATAAGGTGTGGCCATGGAGGAGCTGGTGGCGCTTCACTGTCTGGTTGGGTTGAGTTTGGAAGGTGTTGGCAAGAAAAACAAACGTCGGGTTTCGAATGTGTGGAAGACGGTTGGATAAGAGCTTCCAACTGTGTAATTGTCCTAACCGCCTCAactttttgataattaaataagcAAGTGACCGTATATGTAACacactctattttttatttctcgtGACTTTCATTATAAAGtcaatatgttatataaaaaacaatgttttcacattgaaccgaaaaagttatgGATTCATGGTTCACTGGTAGGACCGACAATCGAACCGTGGTCAAAccgatgatgtcataaatatatattttatatttatattattaaaattttaaaaattaata is a window from the Vitis riparia cultivar Riparia Gloire de Montpellier isolate 1030 chromosome 9, EGFV_Vit.rip_1.0, whole genome shotgun sequence genome containing:
- the LOC117922505 gene encoding photosynthetic NDH subunit of subcomplex B 1, chloroplastic, which produces MATPYFLPNSISPFLTNPSSSPPIHFTKSSFFTSPQPLPPTTKPGCRIQLNATPKKKNPWLDPFDDGEDPNMEYGSLFADGKQDEDPRPPDNPDNPYGFLKFPMGYSVEIASLALKVRGDVRRCCCVISGGVYENLLFFPAIQLIKDRYPGVQVDIVASPRGKQTYELNKNVRWANAYDPDVDFPEPAEYTDMIGILKARYYDMILSTKLAGLGHAAFLFMSTARDRVSYIYPNVNAAGAGLLLSQTFTPDGMNLSEAGYNMYHQMVDWLGRPARNVPRHPVPPLKVSISRKLKEVVEGKYKAAGAEKGKYIVIHGIECDSKASMQSKGDTDSLLPIQKWAEIADTIRGIRPIFVIPHEKVREEVEEEVGEDASMVFITTPGQLAALINDSLGVITTNTAAVQLATAREKPCIALFSSQQKGELFVPNAQEKKCLIVSSKTGKLVDINVEAVKKATEIFDVSLALA
- the LOC117922506 gene encoding phosphatidyl-N-methylethanolamine N-methyltransferase isoform X2, whose amino-acid sequence is MGILAGIGVLLPFPFYYWLWTYPQTWVDLCGIRRDPSNVMAHVSHALKLLQFLSLFSVASLSWPPPLFFWPLFGFGQFLNFRVYQLLGEAGTYYGVRFGKNIPWVTAFPFGVISDPQYVGSIMSLLACISWVPFQYILLWLLGYVFMIKLESKEDPATRAKPLT
- the LOC117922506 gene encoding uncharacterized protein LOC117922506 isoform X1; translation: MGILAGIGVLLPFPFYYWLWTYPQTWVDLCGIRRDPSNVMAHVSHALKLLQFLSLFSVASLSWPPPLFFWPLFGFGQFLNFSKFDIGWCLEWYIYVHAEDRGSSPTTMPENRLCLESGNPNFNSPATMAKNFLVFEMVCVCCSQASDNATHGIRYCSKTTSMQISLILQTVCEVHEMKIKLSKN